In Bradysia coprophila strain Holo2 unplaced genomic scaffold, BU_Bcop_v1 contig_358, whole genome shotgun sequence, one DNA window encodes the following:
- the LOC119081435 gene encoding protein artichoke codes for MPSICNPGAFYALFGLLGLMDYAMVMGQQNPVQTCPPMSEISPCACNVKKNGLDILCEATDVTHINRAMGTLKGKNPIIFYLKLRHSNLPKLQGFVFLALDIRHLTIHNSSLAVIEETALSSLGEELTQLDVSQNQLQNVPSLAIKNLHHLLILNLNHNRISQIHNKAFEGLDTLEILTLYENKINVVEAEAFRGLEKKLKRLNLGGNELTSVPQKSLAILDMLKKLEIQENKIKVIREGDFEGMKNLDSLILAHNQLTSVPANVFRHLTLLSSLELEGNNIAYVDKDAFAGLEENLQYLRLGDNNLHQISSDALRPLHRLRHLDLRSNNISVIPEDAFVGYGDSITFLNLQKNDIKMLPAMAFENLNSLETLNIQNNKLTRIPEEVMEPIMDTLRVVDIMDNPLICSCELIWFPNLLQDLKNRDDEMTQKKRPMCTMPNEHREYFVQNMPLERMNCIGKNLGRAGLSGGGQIVIINVFLSVSMIGALLVF; via the exons ATGCCGTCAATTTGCAACCCTGGAGCGTTTTATGCGCTCTTCGGGTTACTCGGATTAATGGATTATGCGATGGTGATGGGACAACAGAATCCAGTTCAAACGTGTCCACCAATGTCTGAGATATCGCCGTGTGCGTGTAATGTAAAGAAAAATGGATTGGACATTTTGTGCGAAGCAACCGATGTCACTCACATCAATCGAGCCATGGGTACACTGAAGGGCAAAAAtccaattatattttatttgaaactgAGACACAGCAATTTGCCGAAACTCCAAGGATTCGTCTTTTTGGCATTAGACATCCGGCATTTGACCATTCACAACAGCAGCTTAGCGGTTATTGAAGAGACAGCTTTAAGCTCATTAG GCGAGGAACTAACTCAATTAGATGTTTCacaaaatcaattacaaaatGTCCCTTCGCTCGCTATAAAAAACCTTCAtcatttgttaattttaaatttaaaccaTAACCGAATCTCACAAATACACAACAAAGCGTTCGAGGGACTCGACACGTTGGAAATACTAACACTATACGAGAATAAAATCAACGTCGTCGAAGCGGAAGCTTTCCGTGGCTTAGAAAA GAAATTGAAGAGATTGAATCTCGGAGGAAACGAACTAACATCTGTGCCGCAAAAGTCATTAGCTATATTGGATATGTTGAAGAAACTAGAgatacaagaaaataaaatcaaggtAATTCGTGAGGGTGATTTTGAAG GAATGAAGAATCTGGATTCACTTATTTTGGCGCATAATCAATTAACGTCAGTTCCTGCCAACGTTTTTCGCCATTTAACGCTTCTCAGCTCACTAGAATTGGAAGGAAATAATATAGCATATGTGGATAAGGATGCATTTGCTGGATTAGAAG aaAATCTTCAATACCTACGCCTGGGCGACAACAATCTTCACCAGATATCGAGCGATGCTCTACGACCACTGCACCGTCTTCGCCATTTAGATCTCCGATCAAATAACATCAGTGTCATACCAGAAGACGCATTTGTCGGCTATGGAGATTCGATAACATTcttaaatttacaaaagaatGA TATCAAAATGCTGCCGGCAATGGCATTCGAAAATCTGAATTCGCTGGAGACGTTGAACatccaaaacaacaaattaacTCGAATACCTGAAGAAGTAATGGAACCGATAATGGATACATTACGAGTGGTCGACATTATGG ATAATCCCCTCATCTGCTCCTGTGAATTGATATGGTTTCCAAATCTGTTGCAAGATTTGAAAAATCGAGACGACGAAATGACTCAAAAGAAACGGCCCATGTGTACCATGCCCAACGAGCATCGAGAATATTTTGTCCAGAATATGCCGCTGGAACGGATGAATTGTATCGGGAAAAATCTTGGACGAGCTGGACTTAGTGGCGGTGGTCAAATTGTGAtcataaatgtatttttaagtGTTTCGATGATTGGAGCTTTGTtagttttttaa